In the Mastacembelus armatus chromosome 17, fMasArm1.2, whole genome shotgun sequence genome, one interval contains:
- the ptf1a gene encoding pancreas transcription factor 1 subunit alpha has protein sequence MDRVLDHFSGLNSFSSSSYFDDDDFFTDQSSRDEHLDTDDLLDDDVDFLASHFQDYYSKDSRAALRGRDYDIGNLSFSSSSSSFSYGCADSTPDLSPQMGQDGGPLLKRRRRMRSEMEMQQLRQAANVRERRRMQSINDAFEGLRSHIPTLPYEKRLSKVDTLRLAIGYINFLAELVQSDLPITNSSSDTHAQPKKVIICHRGTRSPSPTDPDYGLPPLAGHSLSWSDEKQLRDQNIIRTAKVWTPEDPRKLHNTPGLTDIENEPPFGLVA, from the exons ATGGACAGGGTTCTGGACCATTTCTCCGGACTCAACTCTTTCTCCTCCTCGTCTTATTTCGATGATGATGATTTCTTCACTGATCAGTCATCAAGAGATGAACACTTGGATACGGATGACTTACTGGATGACGACGTTGACTTCCTTGCCAGTCATTTCCAAGACTATTACAGTAAAGACAGCAGAGCAGCCCTTCGGGGTAGAGACTATGACATTGGCAActtgtctttctcctcctcatcctccagcTTCTCATACGGCTGCGCAGACAGTACCCCAGATCTTTCGCCTCAGATGGGCCAAGACGGAGGACCGCTGCTGAAGCGTAGGAGGCGGATGAGGTCTGAGATGGAGATGCAGCAGTTGAGGCAGGCGGCCAATGTGAGGGAGCGGCGGAGGATGCAGTCCATTAATGACGCATTCGAGGGCCTTCGCTCCCACATCCCGACCCTGCCCTACGAGAAGAGACTCTCCAAGGTGGACACCCTGAGGCTCGCCATTGGTTATATCAACTTCCTCGCTGAGCTTGTACAGTCTGACCTTCCTATTACAAACTCCAGCAGCGACACGCATGCTCAACCGAAGAAGGTTATTATCTGTCACAGAGGAACAA GGTCTCCCTCCCCCACCGACCCCGACTATGGCCTGCCTCCTCTGGCTGGTCACTCTCTGTCCTGGTCAGATGAAAAACAATTACGAGATCAGAACATCATTCGCACCGCCAAAGTCTGGACACCGGAAGACCCCCGAAAACTGCACAACACACCGGGCCTCACTGATATTGAAAATGAGCCTCCCTTCGGCCTTGTGgcctaa